The Methylomarinum vadi genome has a window encoding:
- a CDS encoding heme lyase CcmF/NrfE family subunit, protein MIPEIGHFSLILALCMAVIQGFLPIIGAARVIPGWVHVARPAAYGQLLFMAISYACLTQAFLTHDFSVAYVAQNSNTALPTLYLISGVWGAHEGSLLLWALTLSIWTGLVAMFSNNIPDVTRARVLGVMGLVSIGFILFLLLTSNPFARLFPSPPEGRDLNPLLQDPGLAIHPPMLYMGYVGFSVAFAFSIAALLEGRLDAAWARWSRPWTNVAWMFLTLGITLGSWWAYYELGWGGWWFWDPVENASFMPWLVGTALIHSLAASEKRGVFKTWTVLLAIFAFSLSLLGTFLVRSGVLTSVHAFASDPARGLFILIFLAVVVGGSLLLYAIRAPYVKSSASFELVSRESVLLINNVLLVVTAASILLGTLYPLFVDALGLGKISVGPPYFNAVFIPLMAPLAVAVGLGVMLRWKRDQLGTLMIRLGWLIAFCVGGGLLVPLAMPFYSWGAALGVTLALWTVAVSGLAFKDRLGQQGFSWQRLTQIPAGFYGMTLAHFGIAVFVIGITFTSIYSVERDVRMAPGDKLDMSGYIFEFHGVKQTEGPNYLAEQGFLTVTYDGKEVARLEPQKRVYRVQKMPMTEAAIDAGLFRDLFVAIGEPLGDQGAWSLRVYYKAFIRWIWLGALFMAGGGLLAIGDRRYRISHKKKIVAHA, encoded by the coding sequence ATGATCCCGGAAATAGGACATTTCTCGCTGATCCTGGCCTTGTGTATGGCCGTTATCCAAGGTTTTTTGCCGATCATCGGCGCGGCGCGTGTGATACCCGGGTGGGTGCATGTTGCCAGACCTGCCGCCTACGGGCAGCTGTTGTTCATGGCGATCTCATATGCCTGCTTGACCCAGGCCTTTCTGACCCATGACTTTTCCGTCGCCTATGTCGCGCAAAATTCCAACACGGCCTTGCCGACGTTGTATTTGATTTCCGGCGTCTGGGGCGCGCATGAAGGGTCGTTGTTGCTGTGGGCCTTGACCCTGTCTATCTGGACCGGCTTGGTCGCGATGTTCAGCAACAATATTCCCGATGTTACCCGGGCCAGGGTGTTGGGGGTAATGGGGCTGGTCAGCATCGGTTTCATCCTGTTTTTATTGTTGACTTCCAATCCGTTCGCTCGCTTGTTTCCGTCGCCGCCGGAAGGGCGCGATTTGAATCCTTTGTTGCAGGACCCCGGTCTGGCTATCCATCCGCCGATGCTTTATATGGGCTATGTGGGTTTTTCGGTCGCTTTCGCCTTTTCCATCGCCGCGTTGTTGGAAGGGCGGCTGGATGCCGCATGGGCGCGCTGGTCGCGGCCCTGGACCAATGTCGCTTGGATGTTCCTGACGCTGGGTATTACGCTGGGCAGCTGGTGGGCCTATTACGAACTGGGCTGGGGCGGCTGGTGGTTTTGGGACCCGGTCGAAAACGCCTCGTTTATGCCGTGGCTGGTCGGTACCGCCTTGATTCATTCATTAGCGGCCAGTGAGAAACGCGGCGTGTTCAAGACCTGGACCGTGCTGCTGGCGATTTTCGCTTTTTCGTTGAGCCTGCTCGGTACTTTTCTGGTGCGCTCCGGCGTGTTGACCTCGGTGCATGCTTTCGCCAGCGATCCGGCGCGGGGGTTGTTCATCCTGATTTTCCTGGCCGTCGTCGTCGGCGGTTCGTTGCTGTTGTATGCGATAAGGGCGCCGTATGTGAAGAGCAGTGCCAGTTTCGAACTGGTGTCGCGCGAGTCGGTGTTGTTGATCAACAATGTGCTTTTAGTCGTCACCGCCGCCAGTATTTTGCTCGGTACCCTCTATCCGCTGTTTGTCGACGCTCTGGGCTTGGGCAAAATCTCGGTCGGGCCGCCGTATTTCAATGCCGTGTTTATTCCGTTGATGGCGCCCTTGGCGGTCGCGGTTGGGTTGGGCGTCATGTTGCGTTGGAAACGCGACCAACTCGGAACCTTAATGATAAGACTGGGCTGGCTGATAGCTTTTTGCGTCGGCGGCGGTTTGTTGGTTCCGCTGGCGATGCCGTTTTATTCCTGGGGCGCCGCGCTCGGCGTGACCTTGGCCTTATGGACCGTGGCCGTTTCCGGTCTGGCTTTCAAGGACCGTTTGGGACAGCAAGGTTTTAGCTGGCAACGCCTGACCCAGATTCCTGCCGGTTTCTACGGCATGACGCTGGCGCACTTCGGTATTGCCGTGTTCGTCATCGGCATTACCTTTACCTCGATCTACAGTGTCGAGCGGGATGTCAGAATGGCCCCTGGTGACAAGTTGGACATGTCCGGTTACATTTTCGAATTTCACGGCGTCAAGCAAACCGAAGGCCCCAATTACTTGGCCGAACAGGGTTTTTTGACCGTCACTTATGACGGCAAAGAAGTGGCCAGGCTGGAACCGCAGAAACGGGTTTACCGCGTACAGAAAATGCCGATGACCGAAGCGGCGATCGACGCCGGTTTGTTCCGCGATTTGTTCGTCGCTATCGGCGAACCCTTAGGCGACCAGGGCGCCTGGAGCCTCAGGGTTTATTACAAAGCCTTCATCCGCTGGATCTGGCTGGGCGCGTTATTCATGGCCGGAGGCGGTTTGCTGGCAATCGGTGACAGACGTTACCGCATCAGTCATAAAAAAAAGATAGTGGCCCATGCTTAG
- the ccmD gene encoding heme exporter protein CcmD has protein sequence MNWQEFFAMGGYAFYVWTSYGICLVVLLANLVVPLWQRKQLLRQLALKQKRSQS, from the coding sequence ATGAATTGGCAGGAATTTTTTGCCATGGGCGGTTATGCCTTTTACGTATGGACTTCTTATGGAATTTGTTTGGTCGTGTTGCTGGCCAATCTTGTCGTGCCGCTTTGGCAACGTAAACAACTGTTACGCCAATTGGCCCTGAAACAAAAACGGTCGCAATCATGA
- the ccmE gene encoding cytochrome c maturation protein CcmE yields MKPVRKQRLILILLMLAGIGAAVAFALQAFNENLMYFFSTSDVVAGKAPKNTLFRLGGMVVDGSVERPGDGLMVRFKLTDFEQQVTVEYTGILPDLFREGQGIVAKGRLNPQMVFVAEEVLAKHDENYMPPEVADSLKKPQPTAAE; encoded by the coding sequence ATGAAGCCCGTCAGAAAACAACGCCTGATCCTGATCTTACTGATGCTGGCCGGTATCGGCGCGGCCGTCGCTTTTGCGCTGCAGGCATTCAATGAAAATTTGATGTACTTTTTTTCCACCAGCGATGTCGTGGCCGGCAAGGCGCCGAAGAATACGCTGTTTCGCCTGGGTGGCATGGTGGTTGACGGCAGTGTCGAGCGTCCCGGCGACGGTTTGATGGTGCGTTTCAAGTTGACCGATTTCGAACAACAGGTGACGGTCGAATATACCGGTATCCTGCCGGACTTGTTCAGGGAAGGACAGGGTATCGTCGCCAAGGGCCGCTTGAACCCACAAATGGTGTTCGTCGCCGAGGAGGTGCTGGCCAAGCACGATGAAAATTATATGCCGCCGGAAGTCGCCGACAGCCTGAAAAAACCGCAACCAACCGCGGCGGAGTAG
- a CDS encoding DsbE family thiol:disulfide interchange protein — MLRYVIPLLLFVVLAVFLALGLKLNPRDIPSPLIGKPAPAFSLPVLSTPERQLTEQDFKGQVWLLNVWASWCVSCRSEHPVLNEMAKLNAAPIVGLNYKDEPEAAEQWLARLGNPYRVSIMDIEGRTGIDYGVYGVPETFVIDKHGVIRYKHTGPVTAEDVERVFLPMINQLKAES; from the coding sequence ATGCTTAGATACGTCATTCCCTTATTGCTATTTGTCGTCCTGGCGGTATTTTTGGCGTTGGGACTGAAATTGAATCCGCGCGATATTCCCTCGCCGCTGATCGGCAAACCGGCACCGGCGTTTTCCTTGCCGGTGTTGTCGACCCCCGAGCGGCAGCTGACCGAACAAGATTTCAAAGGCCAAGTCTGGCTGCTCAATGTTTGGGCTTCCTGGTGCGTTTCCTGCCGTTCCGAGCATCCGGTATTGAATGAAATGGCGAAATTGAATGCGGCCCCTATCGTCGGCCTGAATTACAAGGACGAGCCGGAGGCCGCCGAGCAATGGCTGGCGCGATTGGGCAATCCCTATCGAGTCAGCATCATGGATATCGAGGGCCGCACCGGCATCGATTACGGCGTCTATGGTGTTCCGGAAACCTTCGTCATCGACAAACACGGCGTCATTCGATACAAGCATACCGGCCCGGTCACGGCCGAGGATGTCGAGCGAGTGTTTTTGCCAATGATCAACCAATTAAAGGCGGAAAGCTGA
- a CDS encoding heme ABC transporter permease, giving the protein MSFIPAPISRFFHRMASPPHFYSFVDKLMPWLVVIFILLAGSGLYGGLFLAPPDYQQGESYRIIYIHVPSAWMSLFIYVIMAVAGGIALIWRIKLAEVVLISSAPIGASFTFIALVTGSLWGKPMWGTWWVWDARLTSELILLFLYLGVISLYGAIEDRRTASRAVSILALVGVVNIPIIHYSVEWWNTLHQGATVSKMNKPSIHVSMLIPLLLMAIAFKVYYAIAMLQAAKVELLKREQNTQWVKKMLEN; this is encoded by the coding sequence ATGTCGTTTATTCCCGCTCCAATTAGTCGTTTTTTTCACCGCATGGCGTCACCGCCGCATTTTTACAGCTTCGTCGATAAATTGATGCCTTGGCTGGTCGTGATTTTTATTTTGCTGGCGGGTAGCGGTTTGTACGGCGGACTGTTTTTGGCTCCGCCGGATTACCAGCAGGGCGAAAGCTACCGGATCATTTATATCCATGTGCCGTCGGCCTGGATGTCGTTGTTTATCTACGTGATCATGGCGGTGGCGGGCGGCATTGCCTTGATTTGGCGCATTAAATTGGCGGAAGTGGTGTTGATCAGCAGCGCGCCGATCGGCGCCAGTTTCACGTTCATCGCCTTGGTGACTGGATCTTTATGGGGCAAGCCGATGTGGGGCACCTGGTGGGTTTGGGATGCGCGTTTGACTTCGGAGTTGATCCTGTTGTTTTTATATCTGGGCGTGATCAGCCTTTATGGCGCGATCGAGGATCGCCGCACCGCATCTCGTGCCGTTTCGATTTTAGCGTTGGTCGGCGTCGTCAATATTCCGATCATCCATTATTCGGTGGAATGGTGGAACACGCTGCATCAGGGCGCGACCGTCAGTAAAATGAACAAACCTTCCATTCATGTCAGTATGCTGATTCCATTGCTGCTGATGGCGATTGCGTTTAAGGTCTACTATGCCATTGCCATGTTGCAAGCGGCCAAGGTGGAACTGCTGAAACGCGAGCAAAACACCCAATGGGTCAAGAAAATGTTGGAGAATTAA
- the ccmB gene encoding heme exporter protein CcmB — translation MSLTAAFIAVIRRDLILAFRRRAEIANPLFFFVLVVTLFPLGVGAQPKLLQAMAPGIIWVSALLAAMLSLDSLFRSDFDDGSLEQMLLSSHPVSVLVLGKILAHWLVTGLPLLLVAPLLALFLGLPERALGTLLVTLILGTPVLSLIGAIGVALTVGLRRGGMILSLLVLPLYIPVLIFASNAVDMASMGLPVSPQLNILTAILFMALVLAPLPAASALKMSIN, via the coding sequence ATGTCATTAACCGCTGCTTTTATCGCCGTTATCCGGCGTGACTTGATTTTGGCCTTTCGCCGTCGCGCGGAAATCGCCAACCCATTGTTTTTTTTCGTTTTGGTTGTAACCCTGTTCCCGTTGGGGGTGGGCGCGCAGCCTAAATTATTGCAGGCAATGGCGCCGGGCATCATTTGGGTATCCGCCTTACTGGCGGCGATGTTGTCGCTGGATAGCTTGTTCCGCTCCGATTTCGATGACGGTTCTTTGGAACAAATGTTATTGAGTTCGCATCCCGTATCGGTGCTGGTATTGGGGAAAATTCTGGCGCACTGGCTGGTGACCGGTCTGCCGTTACTCTTGGTTGCCCCGCTATTGGCCCTGTTTCTGGGGCTGCCGGAACGAGCGTTGGGCACGTTACTGGTGACGTTGATTCTGGGCACGCCGGTGTTGAGTTTGATCGGCGCGATTGGTGTCGCCTTGACCGTCGGTCTGAGACGGGGCGGCATGATTTTGTCGCTATTGGTTTTGCCGCTGTATATTCCGGTCTTGATCTTTGCCAGTAACGCGGTCGATATGGCGAGCATGGGTTTGCCGGTTTCGCCCCAGCTGAATATTCTGACGGCTATTTTGTTCATGGCCCTGGTATTGGCGCCGCTGCCGGCGGCATCGGCTTTGAAAATGAGTATTAACTGA
- the ccmA gene encoding cytochrome c biogenesis heme-transporting ATPase CcmA, whose protein sequence is MDNRQASLRANNLSCIRDDRVLFSGLSFIVASRQVLLLEGKNGSGKTSLLRILCGFREADEGTIDWCGMPISDSRFHADMAYVGHLDGIKKELSVLENLKMALALSRPGRFTIEQALDKVHLAGYDDTPVQALSAGQKRRLSLARLLVTHNILWILDEPFTSLDKQGIKLIESLMMEHVDDGGMIILTSHHDMALHGADVQRINLSQCH, encoded by the coding sequence ATGGACAATCGACAAGCGTCATTACGGGCGAACAATCTGTCTTGTATCCGTGACGACAGGGTTTTGTTTTCAGGACTGAGTTTCATCGTTGCGTCTCGGCAGGTTTTATTGTTGGAGGGCAAGAACGGTAGCGGCAAAACATCGTTGTTGCGGATTTTATGTGGATTCAGGGAAGCCGACGAAGGAACGATAGACTGGTGCGGCATGCCGATCAGCGACAGCCGTTTTCATGCCGACATGGCCTATGTCGGACATCTCGATGGCATCAAGAAGGAACTGTCGGTGCTGGAAAATTTGAAAATGGCATTGGCGCTTAGTCGTCCCGGAAGATTTACCATCGAGCAGGCGCTGGACAAAGTGCATCTGGCCGGCTATGACGATACGCCAGTGCAAGCACTGTCGGCCGGCCAGAAACGCCGCTTATCGCTGGCCAGGCTACTGGTTACGCACAATATTTTGTGGATATTGGACGAGCCGTTTACCTCGCTTGACAAGCAAGGTATCAAATTGATCGAGTCGCTGATGATGGAGCATGTCGATGACGGCGGCATGATTATCCTGACTTCCCACCATGATATGGCGTTACATGGTGCCGACGTGCAACGAATCAATTTATCTCAATGTCATTAA
- a CDS encoding cytochrome c-type biogenesis protein, with amino-acid sequence MRWLYFFVLALFLAHSQAGVEYREFDNADQEETYQGLISELRCLVCQNQTIADSNADLAKDLRRQVYEMLRQGKSRQEIVEFMTQRYGDFVMYRPPFKTKTMLLWLGPLLFVLIGLVALVVVSRRRRAAAAALPPEKKAKIHALLEEGDES; translated from the coding sequence ATGAGGTGGCTTTATTTTTTTGTGCTGGCATTGTTTCTGGCACACAGCCAGGCCGGTGTCGAATATCGCGAATTCGACAATGCCGACCAGGAGGAGACCTACCAAGGCTTGATTTCTGAACTGCGGTGTCTGGTGTGTCAAAATCAGACCATCGCCGATTCCAATGCCGATTTGGCCAAGGATTTACGCCGTCAGGTCTATGAGATGCTGCGACAAGGCAAGAGTCGACAGGAGATTGTCGAATTTATGACCCAGCGATATGGCGATTTTGTCATGTATCGGCCACCCTTCAAGACAAAAACGATGTTGTTGTGGCTTGGGCCGTTGTTGTTTGTTTTAATCGGTCTGGTGGCGCTGGTCGTAGTCAGTCGAAGGCGCAGGGCCGCGGCCGCCGCTTTACCGCCGGAAAAAAAGGCCAAAATCCATGCCTTATTGGAAGAGGGTGACGAGTCTTGA